A portion of the Pan troglodytes isolate AG18354 chromosome 10, NHGRI_mPanTro3-v2.0_pri, whole genome shotgun sequence genome contains these proteins:
- the GSG1 gene encoding germ cell-specific gene 1 protein isoform X3: MSDPSQLTQNVCLTQEGSLCLSFFPFICIIPVAKIWSLVKAQ, encoded by the exons ATGAGCGATCCCTCTCAACTGACTCAAAATGTTTGCCTCACCCAGGAG GGCTCCCTATgcctctccttttttcctttcatctgcATTATTCCTGTTGCCAAAATCTGGAGCCTGGTAAAGGCCCAGTAG